One stretch of Nocardioides perillae DNA includes these proteins:
- a CDS encoding aspartate carbamoyltransferase catalytic subunit: MNRHLLSVDDLTADDVAVLFETAAEMHDVQSREVKKLPALRGRTVVNLFFEDSTRTRSSFEIAGKWLSADVVNVSAKGSSASKGESLRDTVLTVCAMGVDGLVVRHGASGAAHQVSGWVDAVVVNAGDGTHEHPTQALLDAYTLQRRLGSLAGRHVVIVGDLTHSRVFRSNVKCLALLGAEVTVVAPPTLMPSGVEAWSRDAGFATSYDLDEVLPKADAVMMLRVQRERMSGGFFPSAREYTVGYGLTRERLGLLRPGAPICHPGPMNRGLEIAADAADAAQSVVLDQVSAGVALRMSVLYHLLAGEGGAA, from the coding sequence GTGAACCGTCACCTGCTCTCGGTCGACGACCTCACCGCCGACGACGTCGCCGTGCTCTTCGAGACCGCTGCGGAGATGCACGACGTGCAGTCCCGCGAGGTCAAGAAGCTGCCCGCCCTTCGCGGTCGCACCGTGGTCAACCTGTTCTTCGAGGACTCCACCCGCACGCGCTCCAGCTTCGAGATCGCCGGCAAGTGGCTCTCGGCGGACGTCGTCAACGTCTCGGCCAAGGGGTCCTCGGCCAGCAAGGGCGAGAGCCTGCGCGACACCGTGCTCACCGTCTGCGCCATGGGCGTCGACGGCCTGGTGGTCCGCCACGGCGCCAGCGGCGCCGCGCACCAGGTCAGCGGCTGGGTCGACGCGGTCGTCGTCAACGCCGGTGACGGCACCCACGAGCACCCCACCCAGGCCCTGCTCGACGCCTACACGCTCCAGCGCCGCCTCGGCTCGCTGGCAGGCCGCCACGTCGTCATCGTCGGCGACCTCACCCACAGCCGGGTCTTCCGCAGCAACGTCAAGTGCCTCGCCCTGCTCGGCGCCGAGGTCACCGTCGTCGCGCCGCCCACGCTGATGCCCAGCGGCGTCGAGGCCTGGTCGCGCGACGCCGGCTTCGCCACGTCCTACGACCTCGACGAGGTGCTGCCGAAGGCCGACGCCGTCATGATGCTGCGCGTCCAGCGCGAGCGGATGAGCGGCGGCTTCTTCCCCAGCGCGCGGGAGTACACCGTGGGCTACGGCCTGACGCGTGAGCGCCTCGGGCTGCTCAGGCCCGGCGCGCCCATCTGCCACCCCGGCCCGATGAACCGCGGCCTGGAGATCGCCGCCGACGCCGCCGACGCCGCCCAGTCCGTGGTGCTCGACCAGGTCTCGGCCGGCGTCGCGCTGCGGATGTCCGTGCTCTACCACCTGCTCGCCGGAGAGGGGGGCGCCGCGTGA
- the efp gene encoding elongation factor P — MATTNDLKNGMVLNIDGQLWSVVEFQHVKPGKGPAFVRTKLKNVESGKTVDKTFNAGTKVETATVDRRTMQYLYNDGTSYVFMDTTSYEQIEIAPEIVGSAANFLLENHEAIVATNEGRVLFIELPASVELEITFTEPGVAGDSATGRTKPATVETGHEIQVPLFINQGERVKVDTRDSSYMGRVKS; from the coding sequence ATGGCAACGACGAACGACCTGAAGAACGGCATGGTCCTCAACATCGACGGCCAGCTCTGGTCCGTGGTGGAGTTCCAGCACGTGAAGCCCGGCAAGGGCCCGGCCTTCGTGCGCACCAAGCTCAAGAACGTCGAGTCGGGCAAGACGGTCGACAAGACCTTCAACGCCGGCACCAAGGTCGAGACCGCCACGGTCGACCGCCGCACGATGCAGTACCTCTACAACGACGGCACGTCCTACGTCTTCATGGACACCACGAGCTACGAGCAGATCGAGATCGCGCCGGAGATCGTCGGCAGCGCCGCCAACTTCTTGCTCGAGAACCACGAGGCGATCGTCGCCACCAACGAGGGCCGCGTGCTCTTCATCGAGCTCCCCGCCTCGGTCGAGCTCGAGATCACCTTCACCGAGCCCGGCGTGGCGGGCGACTCGGCGACCGGCCGCACCAAGCCGGCGACGGTCGAGACCGGTCACGAGATCCAGGTGCCGCTGTTCATCAACCAGGGCGAGCGGGTCAAGGTAGACACCCGCGACTCGTCCTACATGGGGCGCGTCAAGTCCTGA
- a CDS encoding CsbD family protein — MSDQDKVDGKVDGLRGKAKEGVGKLTGDEGLERQGKADQVKGDLKQAADKVKDAFKH; from the coding sequence GTGAGCGACCAGGACAAGGTGGACGGCAAGGTCGACGGTCTGCGCGGCAAGGCCAAGGAGGGCGTCGGCAAGCTGACCGGCGACGAGGGTCTCGAGCGCCAGGGCAAGGCCGACCAGGTGAAGGGCGACCTCAAGCAGGCGGCCGACAAGGTCAAGGACGCGTTCAAGCACTGA
- a CDS encoding dihydroorotase, which translates to MSATQETRTPTATLVRGARLLGEDPVDLLLADGRVAEVAPAGTASAGAGARVVEADGLVALPGLVDLHTHLREPGREDAETVLTGSRAAAVGGYTAVLAMANTSPVTDTAEAAERVHDLGRAAGLVDVHPVGAVTKGLAGEELAELGLMARSRARVRVFSDDGRCVSDARVMRRALEYVKAFGGVVSQHSQDPDLAGPTACCHEGEVSGRLGLPGWPGVAEEVIVARDVVLARHTRSRVHVAHVSTAGSVEVLRWAKAQAARDGGWSVTAEVTPHHLLLTTDLLATEGGGYDPTYKVNPPLRPDEDVAALREALADGTVDAVATDHAPHARHDKQHAFVDAAFGMLGLETALPVVSTVMVRSGAMTWRDVARVMSSAPARIAGLEGQGRDLAAGEPANLVLVDPDATTTVDRDASVSLSRNNPWHGRELTGAVHATFLRGVPTVLEGELA; encoded by the coding sequence GTGAGCGCGACCCAGGAGACCCGCACCCCCACCGCGACCCTCGTGCGCGGCGCCCGCCTGCTCGGCGAGGACCCCGTCGACCTCCTGCTGGCCGACGGCCGCGTCGCCGAGGTCGCCCCCGCCGGCACGGCGTCCGCCGGCGCCGGCGCGCGGGTGGTCGAGGCCGACGGCCTCGTCGCCCTGCCCGGCCTGGTCGACCTGCACACCCACCTGCGCGAGCCCGGTCGCGAGGACGCCGAGACCGTGCTCACCGGGTCCCGCGCCGCCGCCGTCGGCGGCTACACCGCGGTGCTCGCGATGGCCAACACCAGCCCCGTCACCGACACCGCCGAGGCCGCCGAGCGCGTCCACGACCTCGGCCGCGCCGCCGGCCTGGTCGACGTGCACCCGGTCGGCGCGGTCACCAAGGGCCTGGCCGGCGAGGAGCTCGCCGAGCTCGGCCTGATGGCCCGCAGCCGCGCCCGCGTCCGCGTCTTCTCCGACGACGGCCGCTGCGTGTCCGACGCCCGGGTGATGCGGCGCGCGCTGGAGTACGTCAAGGCGTTCGGCGGCGTGGTCAGCCAGCACAGCCAGGACCCCGACCTCGCCGGGCCGACCGCCTGCTGCCACGAGGGCGAGGTGTCGGGCCGCCTCGGCTTGCCCGGCTGGCCCGGCGTGGCCGAGGAGGTCATCGTCGCGCGCGACGTGGTGCTGGCCCGCCACACCCGCAGCCGCGTCCACGTCGCCCACGTCTCCACGGCCGGCTCGGTCGAGGTGCTGCGCTGGGCCAAGGCGCAGGCCGCCCGCGACGGCGGCTGGTCGGTCACCGCGGAGGTCACCCCGCACCACCTGCTGCTCACCACCGACCTGCTCGCCACTGAGGGCGGCGGTTACGACCCGACCTACAAGGTCAACCCGCCGCTGCGACCCGACGAGGACGTCGCCGCGCTGCGCGAGGCACTGGCCGACGGCACCGTCGACGCGGTCGCCACCGACCACGCACCCCACGCGCGCCACGACAAGCAGCACGCCTTCGTCGACGCCGCCTTCGGCATGCTCGGGCTCGAGACCGCGCTGCCGGTCGTGTCGACCGTGATGGTGCGCAGCGGCGCCATGACCTGGCGCGACGTCGCGCGGGTCATGTCGAGCGCCCCCGCCCGCATCGCCGGGCTCGAGGGGCAGGGCCGCGACCTCGCCGCGGGCGAGCCGGCCAACCTGGTGCTCGTCGACCCCGACGCCACGACCACCGTCGACCGCGACGCCTCGGTGTC
- a CDS encoding HNH endonuclease signature motif containing protein, whose translation MTTPAPELDTAIAVLDRAGEAVLAQRRWDAELMRAACAWADLHPADALDAATVAGTYGDTALKVAGSYGPGVTEFAVAEFASRLGRSTTAGAAYLGQALVCRHLLPRLWDAVQAHRVDGWRARLVARMVLGKGLTPEAAGWVDRHVTPVAQSIGAATLERLVAEALARFMPDEAELAQAEAREQRRFEIHLDGRPGDDLTGTVDASGCFDLPDGLTIHDAVAEEKQRLRALGATAEPGPLSAQALLNLVVRGSDGASAQGTLDLVTVDGGRAAGPGERVETPETPAGRSSPRQRRRYLLHLHLSDAVLRTSMFPGRLRAGDGAVGRVEETRAPVSATAIRDWLTTAGIDGVAPHVTVLPVIDLAEAVHTEAYEVPRRLARQTALTHLACVFPWCGRAARRCDHDHVIPYDPTDPDTGGPTCSCNIAPLCRPHHRLKTHGHAATRWTLTPAGAGAWLWKSPHGAHYLRDHTGTRPLDGPLAHDTGPPDTGPPDTGPPDTGPPDTAPPDTGSPPGAGPARVCDTGPPRNDEQPHHDDTGAPAPAD comes from the coding sequence ATGACCACCCCGGCACCCGAGCTCGACACCGCGATCGCGGTGCTCGACCGCGCCGGCGAGGCGGTCTTGGCGCAGCGTCGCTGGGATGCGGAGCTGATGCGGGCTGCGTGTGCGTGGGCGGATCTGCACCCCGCCGACGCCCTCGATGCGGCGACGGTGGCCGGTACCTACGGCGACACCGCACTCAAGGTCGCTGGGTCGTATGGGCCGGGGGTGACGGAGTTCGCGGTGGCGGAGTTCGCGTCCCGGTTGGGGCGTTCCACCACCGCGGGTGCTGCCTACCTGGGTCAGGCCCTGGTGTGCCGGCACCTGCTGCCGCGGTTGTGGGATGCGGTGCAGGCGCATCGGGTGGACGGGTGGCGTGCCCGCCTCGTCGCCCGCATGGTCCTCGGCAAGGGCCTCACCCCGGAGGCAGCGGGGTGGGTGGACCGCCACGTGACACCGGTGGCGCAGAGCATCGGCGCCGCCACCCTGGAGCGTCTGGTCGCCGAAGCGCTCGCGCGGTTCATGCCGGACGAGGCCGAGCTCGCCCAAGCCGAAGCGCGGGAGCAGCGGCGGTTCGAGATCCACCTCGACGGCCGTCCCGGCGATGACTTGACGGGGACGGTGGACGCGAGTGGGTGTTTCGACCTGCCCGACGGGCTCACCATCCACGACGCCGTCGCTGAGGAGAAGCAGCGGCTGCGTGCCCTGGGCGCCACCGCCGAGCCGGGGCCGTTGTCGGCACAGGCCCTGCTGAACCTCGTGGTGCGGGGCTCTGACGGCGCGTCGGCGCAGGGCACCCTCGACCTGGTGACCGTGGACGGGGGTCGAGCAGCGGGCCCCGGCGAGCGTGTCGAGACCCCTGAGACTCCTGCGGGTCGGTCGTCGCCGCGGCAGCGGCGGAGGTATCTGCTGCACCTGCACCTGTCCGACGCGGTGCTGCGCACCTCGATGTTCCCCGGACGGCTACGGGCTGGGGACGGCGCGGTCGGGCGGGTCGAGGAGACCCGAGCGCCGGTGTCGGCGACCGCGATCCGCGACTGGCTCACCACCGCCGGGATCGACGGGGTCGCACCCCACGTCACCGTGCTGCCCGTGATCGACCTCGCGGAAGCGGTGCACACCGAGGCCTACGAAGTCCCACGCCGCCTCGCCCGCCAGACCGCTCTGACCCACCTGGCGTGCGTGTTCCCGTGGTGCGGACGCGCCGCACGCAGGTGCGACCACGACCACGTCATCCCCTACGACCCCACCGACCCGGATACGGGTGGGCCGACCTGCTCGTGCAACATCGCACCGCTGTGCCGGCCACACCACCGGTTGAAGACCCACGGCCACGCCGCCACCCGCTGGACCCTCACCCCCGCAGGCGCCGGCGCCTGGCTGTGGAAGTCACCCCACGGGGCGCACTACCTGCGCGACCACACCGGCACCCGACCACTCGACGGGCCCCTCGCCCACGACACCGGCCCGCCCGACACCGGCCCGCCCGACACCGGCCCGCCCGACACCGGCCCGCCCGACACCGCACCACCCGACACCGGGTCACCGCCCGGCGCTGGCCCGGCGCGGGTGTGCGACACCGGGCCGCCGCGCAACGATGAACAGCCGCACCACGACGACACCGGGGCGCCCGCACCCGCGGACTGA
- a CDS encoding dihydrolipoyl dehydrogenase family protein: protein MSDQERQAGGTGELTEEVDLVVVGLGPGGEALAQGAAEAGLSVVAVDKHLVGGECPYYGCIPTKMMVRGSDALAEVRRAPEVAGEASGTPDWSVVARRIRDEATSDWDDRAAADRLRDAGATVLHGTARLAGPGRVEVEGADGTTTTYRPRRGTVLNPGTRPSVPPVDGLAGTPYWTNREAVRATEVPRRLVVLGGGPIGCELAQVFARFGSEVTVVDHGPRLLGPDEPEAGELLGEVFADEGITVLHGASLIATRHDGSIFTSTVEVDGDTREVVSEALLVAAGRTPNLDDLGLDTVGLDPGARTVPVDDRMRVEGVEGLWAVGDVVGHGAWTHVSMYQQDVALADLLGRDGPPARYHAVPHVTFTDPEVAGVGMTEHAAREAGLPVQVGRSGLGSRGFTHGAGARGFVKVVADADRGVLVGATVVGPAGGEVLGLLALAVHAEVPLATLRSMVLAFPTFHRAIGTAVGDLA from the coding sequence ATGAGCGACCAGGAGCGACAGGCGGGCGGCACCGGCGAGCTGACGGAGGAGGTCGACCTCGTGGTGGTGGGGCTCGGCCCGGGCGGCGAGGCCCTCGCGCAGGGGGCGGCCGAGGCGGGTCTGAGCGTCGTCGCCGTCGACAAGCACCTGGTCGGAGGCGAGTGCCCCTACTACGGCTGCATCCCCACCAAGATGATGGTGCGCGGCTCCGACGCGCTGGCCGAGGTCCGACGTGCACCCGAGGTGGCCGGCGAGGCGAGCGGGACGCCGGACTGGTCGGTCGTGGCCCGCCGCATCCGCGACGAGGCCACGTCGGACTGGGACGACCGAGCGGCCGCCGACCGCCTGCGCGACGCGGGCGCCACGGTGCTGCACGGGACGGCGCGGCTCGCGGGGCCCGGACGCGTCGAGGTGGAGGGCGCCGACGGCACCACGACGACGTACCGGCCGCGGCGCGGCACTGTGCTCAACCCCGGCACCCGCCCGAGCGTGCCGCCGGTCGACGGGCTGGCGGGCACGCCGTACTGGACGAACCGGGAGGCGGTGCGCGCCACCGAGGTGCCGCGCCGCCTGGTGGTGCTCGGCGGCGGGCCGATCGGGTGCGAGCTGGCGCAGGTCTTCGCGCGCTTCGGCAGCGAGGTCACCGTCGTGGACCACGGTCCGCGGCTGCTCGGCCCGGACGAGCCGGAGGCCGGTGAGCTGCTGGGCGAGGTCTTCGCCGACGAGGGCATCACGGTGCTCCACGGGGCGTCGCTGATTGCCACGCGCCACGACGGCTCGATCTTCACCAGCACCGTCGAGGTCGACGGTGACACGCGCGAGGTGGTGAGCGAGGCGCTGCTCGTGGCCGCCGGACGTACGCCGAACCTCGACGACCTCGGGCTCGACACGGTGGGTCTCGACCCCGGCGCCCGGACGGTCCCCGTCGACGACCGCATGCGGGTGGAGGGCGTCGAGGGCCTGTGGGCCGTCGGCGACGTCGTGGGCCACGGCGCGTGGACCCACGTCTCGATGTACCAGCAGGACGTCGCCCTGGCCGACCTCCTGGGTCGCGACGGGCCGCCCGCGCGCTACCACGCCGTCCCGCACGTCACCTTCACCGACCCGGAGGTCGCCGGCGTCGGGATGACGGAGCACGCGGCGCGCGAGGCCGGCCTGCCGGTCCAGGTCGGCCGCTCCGGCCTCGGCTCGCGCGGCTTCACCCACGGCGCCGGTGCGCGCGGGTTCGTCAAGGTCGTCGCCGACGCCGACCGCGGCGTCCTCGTCGGCGCGACGGTGGTCGGGCCGGCCGGCGGCGAGGTGCTCGGGCTGCTGGCCCTCGCCGTGCACGCCGAGGTCCCGCTCGCGACGCTCCGGTCGATGGTGCTGGCCTTCCCCACCTTCCACCGCGCGATCGGCACCGCCGTGGGCGACCTCGCCTGA
- the nusB gene encoding transcription antitermination factor NusB has protein sequence MAARTKARKRALDLLYSSDMRGEDAVAALDRAIADGEAPHNEYTAVLVRGVVEHRTRIDELLGDYAQGWTLERMPAVDRNVLRMGVWEVLWSEDVPDPVAITEAVGLVRELSTDESPSFVNGVLGGIVRDKDALLA, from the coding sequence ATGGCGGCCCGCACCAAGGCCCGCAAGCGGGCGCTGGACCTGCTCTACTCCTCCGACATGCGCGGTGAGGACGCCGTCGCGGCGCTCGACCGGGCGATCGCCGACGGCGAGGCACCGCACAACGAGTACACCGCCGTCCTCGTGCGCGGCGTGGTCGAGCACCGCACCCGCATCGACGAGCTGCTGGGCGACTACGCCCAGGGCTGGACGCTCGAGCGGATGCCGGCGGTCGACCGCAACGTCCTGCGCATGGGCGTGTGGGAGGTCCTGTGGTCCGAGGACGTCCCCGACCCCGTCGCGATCACCGAGGCGGTCGGCCTGGTCCGCGAGCTCTCCACCGACGAGTCGCCCTCCTTCGTCAACGGCGTCCTCGGCGGCATCGTGCGCGACAAGGACGCCCTGCTCGCCTGA
- a CDS encoding DUF1206 domain-containing protein — protein sequence MGPVEGAAQQAEQAGQEVRRSEGLDRVVRFGMAVYGVVNLVVAWLALRLALGDRSTEAGATGALREVAAKPAGAVLIWSIAVGMAALVLWRLLDAVLGHRGEDGAELWRHRAADLVKAAIYGAVAASAVRVALDAPSSAGGSGGGGGSGGGEGGRSTQETLTAQLMQLPGGQLLVGAVGLAIIGYGLAQIRLGLSGDHAEKLAGEGRSGQAGTAYLLLGKVGYCAKGVAVGIVGALFVYAAATHSAQRTGGLDEALRQVLQQPFGPWLLAAVALGIGCYGLFSLARARHLSR from the coding sequence ATGGGTCCGGTCGAGGGAGCAGCGCAGCAGGCCGAGCAGGCGGGCCAGGAGGTCCGGCGCAGCGAGGGCCTGGACCGGGTGGTCCGGTTCGGCATGGCCGTCTACGGCGTGGTCAACCTGGTCGTCGCCTGGCTCGCGCTGCGCCTGGCCCTCGGCGACCGCAGCACCGAGGCCGGTGCGACCGGTGCGCTGCGCGAGGTCGCGGCGAAGCCCGCCGGTGCGGTGCTGATCTGGTCGATCGCCGTCGGCATGGCCGCACTGGTGCTCTGGCGCCTGCTCGACGCGGTGCTCGGTCACCGCGGGGAGGACGGCGCCGAGCTGTGGCGGCACCGCGCCGCCGACCTGGTCAAGGCGGCGATCTACGGCGCCGTCGCCGCCAGCGCCGTGCGGGTGGCGCTGGACGCGCCGTCCTCCGCCGGCGGCAGCGGCGGCGGCGGAGGGAGCGGGGGAGGCGAGGGCGGTCGCAGCACCCAGGAGACCCTCACCGCCCAGCTGATGCAGCTCCCGGGCGGTCAGCTCCTGGTGGGCGCGGTCGGGCTCGCGATCATCGGCTACGGCCTGGCGCAGATCCGGCTCGGGCTCTCCGGCGACCACGCCGAGAAGCTCGCCGGCGAGGGACGCAGCGGGCAGGCCGGCACGGCGTACCTCCTGCTCGGCAAGGTCGGCTACTGCGCCAAGGGGGTAGCCGTGGGGATCGTCGGCGCCCTCTTCGTCTACGCCGCCGCCACCCACAGCGCCCAGCGCACCGGTGGTCTCGACGAAGCGCTGCGGCAGGTGCTGCAGCAGCCCTTCGGCCCCTGGCTGCTCGCCGCCGTCGCGCTGGGCATCGGGTGCTACGGCCTGTTCAGCCTGGCCCGGGCGCGCCACCTCTCCCGCTGA
- the pyrR gene encoding bifunctional pyr operon transcriptional regulator/uracil phosphoribosyltransferase PyrR — MPATPPGAASDPLDAAIDAAIDAASAPESADGRTVLDARDVSRALTRISHEILERNKGAADLVLLGLQTRGVPLAQRIAEKIAAVEGHPVATGSLDVTMYRDDLRSHPTRGPQRTAIPASGIDGKVVVLVDDVLFSGRTVRAALDAVSDLGRPAAVRLAVLVDRGHRELPIRADHVGKNLPSARSERVGVRLAETDGVDEVRISGGGPA; from the coding sequence ATGCCTGCCACCCCACCCGGTGCCGCGAGCGACCCGCTCGACGCCGCCATCGACGCCGCCATCGACGCCGCGTCGGCCCCCGAGTCGGCCGACGGCCGCACGGTCCTCGACGCCCGTGACGTCTCCCGGGCACTGACCCGCATCTCCCACGAGATCCTCGAGCGCAACAAGGGCGCCGCGGACCTGGTGCTGCTGGGCCTGCAGACCCGCGGCGTGCCGCTGGCGCAGCGCATCGCCGAGAAGATCGCGGCGGTCGAGGGCCACCCCGTCGCGACCGGGTCGCTCGACGTCACGATGTACCGCGACGACCTGCGCTCCCACCCGACCCGCGGTCCGCAGCGCACCGCGATCCCGGCGTCCGGCATCGACGGCAAGGTGGTCGTGCTGGTCGACGACGTCCTCTTCTCCGGCCGCACGGTGCGCGCCGCCCTCGACGCGGTCTCCGACCTGGGCCGGCCGGCCGCGGTCCGGCTCGCCGTGCTCGTCGACCGCGGACACCGCGAGCTGCCGATCCGCGCCGACCACGTCGGCAAGAACCTCCCGAGCGCGCGCTCGGAGCGGGTCGGGGTGCGACTCGCGGAGACCGACGGGGTCGACGAGGTCCGCATCAGCGGAGGTGGCCCCGCGTGA
- a CDS encoding FAD-dependent oxidoreductase codes for MSTTPEDEVGTPEVEEVDVVVVGLGPGGETVAGLLGKAGKDVVGVEERLVGGECPFYGCVPSKMLLAEARRLAEAGRVTGRCGEADVVPDFARVAQRIREEATHGWDDGEYVERLTGTGARLLRGRGRLVGERTVEVTLTAGGTRTLRARDGVVLATGTEPAVPPVDGLATTPYWTNHEVFQATEAPASMVVVGGGPIGVELAQAFARFGTRVTLVEGAERLLSGEEPEAGPVLEAALEADGVTVLLGQHVDAVRHDDDGFTVTVGEEQLRAERLLVASGRRARADLGLEHAGIEVPDSGLLTTDEHLRVVGSPGHWAVGDLTGEGAYTHLATAQARVAARALLGRDGPAADYRAVPRVTYTDPEVAGVGLTEEQARERGLDVAVATGDLGARGWLERTDGLVKLVADRARGVLVGGTVVGPGAGEVLSMLVVAVQHELPVRDLLRTVFAYPTWHRAVETVLHDLDLAPDL; via the coding sequence GTGAGCACCACCCCTGAGGACGAGGTCGGCACTCCCGAGGTCGAGGAGGTCGACGTCGTCGTGGTGGGCCTCGGACCCGGCGGTGAGACGGTCGCGGGCCTGCTCGGCAAGGCCGGGAAGGACGTCGTCGGCGTCGAGGAGCGCCTCGTGGGCGGGGAGTGCCCGTTCTACGGCTGCGTCCCCTCCAAGATGCTGCTGGCCGAGGCCCGACGGCTCGCGGAGGCGGGCCGGGTCACCGGGCGCTGCGGCGAGGCCGACGTGGTGCCCGACTTCGCGCGCGTCGCGCAGCGCATCCGCGAGGAGGCGACGCACGGCTGGGACGACGGCGAGTACGTCGAGCGGCTCACCGGCACCGGCGCCCGGCTGCTGCGGGGGCGCGGCCGGCTCGTGGGCGAGCGCACCGTCGAGGTGACGCTCACCGCCGGCGGCACCCGCACCCTGCGGGCACGCGACGGCGTCGTGCTGGCCACCGGCACCGAGCCGGCCGTACCGCCCGTGGACGGGCTGGCCACCACGCCGTACTGGACCAACCACGAGGTCTTCCAGGCCACCGAGGCGCCCGCCTCGATGGTGGTCGTCGGCGGCGGGCCGATCGGGGTCGAGCTCGCCCAGGCCTTCGCCCGGTTCGGCACCCGGGTGACCCTGGTCGAGGGAGCGGAGCGGCTGCTCTCCGGGGAGGAGCCCGAGGCCGGCCCGGTGCTGGAGGCCGCGCTCGAGGCCGACGGGGTGACGGTGCTCCTCGGGCAGCACGTCGACGCCGTGCGGCACGACGACGACGGCTTCACGGTCACCGTCGGCGAGGAGCAGCTGCGCGCCGAGCGCCTGCTGGTCGCCTCCGGTCGACGTGCCCGCGCCGACCTCGGGCTCGAGCACGCCGGGATCGAGGTGCCCGACAGTGGCCTGCTGACCACGGACGAGCACCTGCGGGTGGTGGGGTCACCGGGGCACTGGGCCGTCGGCGACCTCACCGGCGAGGGCGCCTACACCCACCTCGCGACCGCCCAGGCCCGCGTCGCGGCGCGGGCGCTGCTGGGCCGCGACGGGCCGGCCGCCGACTACCGCGCCGTCCCCCGGGTGACCTACACCGACCCGGAGGTCGCCGGGGTCGGGCTGACCGAGGAGCAGGCCCGCGAGCGCGGCCTCGACGTCGCGGTCGCCACGGGCGACCTCGGGGCCCGGGGCTGGCTCGAGCGCACCGACGGCCTGGTGAAGCTGGTCGCCGACCGCGCCCGCGGCGTGCTCGTGGGCGGCACGGTCGTCGGCCCCGGCGCCGGCGAGGTGCTCTCGATGCTCGTGGTCGCCGTGCAGCACGAGCTGCCCGTGCGCGACCTCCTGCGCACCGTCTTCGCCTACCCCACCTGGCACCGCGCGGTCGAGACGGTGCTCCACGACCTGGACCTCGCCCCCGACCTGTGA
- a CDS encoding type II 3-dehydroquinate dehydratase, translated as MSAGTAPARRVLVLNGPNLGRLGRRQPEIYGTTTHDELAERCVAWGAELGLDVEVRQTNHEGVLLDWLNDAADEAVPVVLNAAAWTHYSYAVFDACAQLTAPLVEVHLSDPTQRPEVFRHTSVVTPHAVAVVAGKGVDGYRDALEVVAARLG; from the coding sequence GTGAGCGCCGGCACCGCTCCCGCTCGCCGGGTGCTCGTGCTGAACGGGCCCAACCTCGGGCGCCTCGGGCGCCGGCAGCCCGAGATCTACGGCACGACCACCCACGACGAGCTGGCCGAGCGCTGCGTGGCGTGGGGCGCGGAGCTGGGCCTCGACGTCGAGGTGCGCCAGACCAACCACGAGGGCGTGCTGCTCGACTGGCTGAACGACGCCGCCGACGAGGCGGTGCCCGTCGTGCTCAACGCCGCGGCGTGGACGCACTACTCCTACGCCGTCTTCGACGCGTGCGCCCAGCTCACCGCGCCGCTCGTCGAGGTGCACCTGTCGGACCCGACCCAGCGGCCGGAGGTCTTCCGCCACACCTCCGTCGTGACCCCGCACGCCGTCGCCGTCGTGGCCGGCAAGGGCGTCGACGGCTACCGCGACGCGCTCGAGGTCGTCGCCGCGCGCCTCGGCTGA